The DNA region GGGTATTATGGTAATTTTGTAAAAGCTTGATACCAAAATCACGCCAAATTGATTTCATTTGAAAAACAACCAcgatttcttcttctctcttctcctcttctctgttCTGGAAAATTAAACCGCGTTCAAGCAATTGCCATCGTCGTAGCCGTCGCCGTAGCCGTCGGTATCCAGTCGCACAACGATGTCGTCGTATTAACGCACAATAGTATTCCTCGAGGACGAGATCGCTCGATTTCTGGCAGAATCAGACGGCCTTGACGACGGTGGAGGGAGCGGCGGCGGCAGCTTCAGAGTAATCGGGATTGAGAGGGGCGCGAACGGTGGCGGCGGTGTCGATATCGTCGTCTGGATCGTAATTGGGGTTGAGGTTGCGATCTATGGCTTCGCGACCTTTCTCGAGACAGGGCTTGCACGCGATCTCGATTGTACACCATCCCAGCGCCACCGCCGCTATGGCTATCAAGGCCGTTGTCACTGCCCCCATCTCTCTCGCTAAAATATGCAATCTCGAAATCGGGATTTGCGTATTGCTCTTCGATTGAAATCTCTTCTCCAGCCCTCTCTGCCATTTTCTGATTTGTGTGAATTGCTTTTGGTATTGGGATGGAGATTTTAAAGAGTAAAGAGTTGACAATCTACATGAGATAATGCTCGCCTTATCATCTCAGAAAGTCCTCAATGGCTCTAGACTATTGGGAGAATGTTGCAGAATCAAATTTGAACGATGAACAGTGCTTGAATGTATTATCTTTGTTATAACTACTTGTCTGTTCATCTGAAGTCATGTTTCCTATTCAGCTGGTTGTGGTTACGTTAACAGAAATGAAAGAAATTGGGGGAGAGAgaaacgaagaaacaaaggggAGAAATCAATCTCTATTTCCAGAGAAAAACGAACAATTAGTTGCACAACTACTGAGATTTTTgtttccttcttcttcctctctatCAATCTGATGTAATGCATTATACGtagtcacacacacacacatatacatatatatgtgtaACGCTGAGAGAACAAGAGCTCGATTGACACCTAAATAAATCGCCCTCTTTTGTTGGTAAAGCCCTATAAAGCTCAATATATTTTGGGGAATATGTTATGTCATTATGATCCCAAAGTGAATATCACAGAGAAGAGCATTGCGATTATATATATATCTCTAAATTATCTCATAATGTAGAGTTGACAATCTACAAGAGATAATTGCTTTTGGTATTGGGATGGAAATTTcacaacagtgaagtaatatcatgctaagagtgatgtgttttgtaaataagagtgaagtaaaatcatgctaagagtgacgtgttttgtaaacaagagtgaagtaaaatcatgctaagagtgatgtgttttgtaaacaagagtgaagtaaaatcatactaagagtgatgtgttttataaacaagagtgatgtgttttataaacaagagtgaagtaaaatcatgctaagagtgatgcgttttgtaaacaagagtgaagtaaaatcatgctaagagtgatgtgttttgtaaacaagaatgaagtaaaatcatgctaagagtgatgtgtgttgtaaacaagagtgaagtaaaatcatgctaagagtgatgtattttgtaaacaagaatgaagtaaaatcatgttaagagtgatgtgttttgtaaacaagagtgaaaacaagagtgaagtaaaatcatgttaagagtggtgtgttttgtaaacaagagtgaagtaaaatcatgctagaagtaaaatcatgctaagagtgatgcgttttgtaaacaagagtgaagtaaaatcatgctaagagtgatgtgttttgtaaacaagagtgaagtaaaatcatattaagagtgatgtgttttataaacaagagtgtgttttgtaaacaagagtgaagtaaaatcatgttaagagtgatgtgttttgttaacaatagtgaagtaaaatcatactaatagtgatgtattttattttagtagtagcattaatttattttttaatttgattggGTAGGCAGATTGCTCTCTTCACCGGACCAACAGGTAATAGTACTACTCCCTATCATTTTCaggattttttttgaaaaaatcagAAATCGAAATGTAAATATGTGTGGTTGGAATTAATTAGCTAGTAGAAATCTATGAAATAAATGTGGATGGGTGACAGACAATTGAGGGATATGTTTGTGGAATAATCATATTCGGTGAGAAATGACAAAATCCTCAACAAATTACTTACTATATAGTATgtgtttatttctttaatttaatttgggttGCAGTTGGGGGGCTTCTAAATGCGACACGTGGAAATGTGACGGAGCTTGTAATTGCCATATTTGCTCTGATTCAAAACAAAGAAATGATCAATGTCACCATCTTCCACCACGCCTCCAAGCGCTCCCGCCAGCGCCGCCGCCCTCGGCCCCGATGCCGCCTTGTACAACGCTCCAGACTCCAGTGGCCAATCCTGCCACAACGCTGTTGTTCACGTCGTCCGTATCCCTCCACTCGACCATGCCGCTCTCGAGCCCGGCGTACATCAGCCAGATCACGCCGCAGCGGTTCCCGATCTGGCGCCCCTCCTCCCAAACAAGCGCCCGAAACCCCATCCTCAAATCCCCCATCCACCGTCATCATGTTGATGGAGTTCAGCAGCAAAGTTCCAGCACGGCAGAATCACGTTGCCTGTtataaatttcataatgtaatttccaaaaatacccttagcttattttgtattattaaaataaataatatttgttccattaagatgtgtggctaagatttgttctctagttatacacttaagattagttatatcttgatcactaacatatatatatatatatatatatatatatatatatatatggtcatgatctatggcaaacacctcttaaccatataactagagaacaaataatagccacaagatcaaaaaaatcaagggctagtattaatttttgaatttaatgagatattagttccctcaatcacaaatttactccataataacaaagCAGGGGTATTTTGGTCATTGCATAGCCTATTGAATTAACTCCAAAATCAGGTAGGTTGcaaaattgaattcatttgaaACCGCTTCTTCTTCTCCGATCACGGAAGCGAGGAATCGATCAATTCGCACACCAGAGGCGGCGATCCTATGGAGAAAATTGATTTGTGGCTGCAGGATTTGGTGCCGGACATTGTTAGGAACCTAAAGCAGGTGCCGCTGCTGGGTTTTGGTGATCTGCTTTGCAGCGTCggcggaggagacgacgacgacgGAGAGTTGGCCAAGTTTGAGGTGCATCGTTGGGCCAAAGATGCGGGCGAGTTGGTGGAGGGAGCGGTGAGGGACGGCGCCGAGGAGGTTGTGGATGTTTCCGATGAAGGGGAGCTTCCATGGGCCTGGTGGGATGTGGATATTTCTAGTGTTTTTGGATTTGAATATGAGACTGAAGAGCAAGAGTGGGATGCatagtaatagtagtaatagtaaTGATATTTGGATCTCCATAATAGTTAATACTATATTCCTCACTAATGCTAGGTTGATGGATGATGATAGTATTATTTACTTACGCAGAGGTTGAAAATTGACGAATTAACTTTTCTTGCTTGAATTTTATTACATGAGTAGTAGAAAATTATCACTTCCtcatgataagagtgatgtgttttgtaaacaagagtgaagtaaaatcatattaagagtgatgtgttttgtaaataagagtgaagtaaaatcatgctaagagtgatgtattttgtaaacaatagtgaagtaaaatcatgctaagagtgatgtgttttgtaaacaagagtgatgtgttttgtaaataagagtgaagtaaaatcataataagagtgatttgttttgtaaacaagagtgaagtaaaatcataatacgagtgatgtgttttgtaaacaagagtgaagtaaaatcataataagagtgatgtgttttgtaaacaagagtgaagtaaaatcatgctaagagtgatgtgttttgtaaacaatagtgaagtaaaatcataataagagtgatgtgttttgtaaacaagagtgaagtaaaatcatgataagagtgatgtgttttgtaaacaagagtgacataaaatcagaataagagtgatgtgttttgtaaacaagagtgaagtaaaatcatgctaatagtgatgtatgGATGATTTTCCAATGATATTCAACCCATTTTCATCCAAATCTGCAGCTTATATTGGAGAATTCCACCATTAATTTTCGCCAACTTATTCACGAGAATCTCAATTGTCAATAATTGGTTCTCACTTTTTCAATCCAAATCTGGTAATGTTGGTGTTATTCCATAGTTTCATCCATTCCGTCTTTAGTTGTAGACAATTTTGATCCCAATTGCATCAAATTTGTATTCAGTTTCAGCATTTTTAGTTCCATGATTTTCGTCCattttgttttcaatttcaGCATTCTGATCGAAGACGTTTCAGCTCCATAATCGGACAATATCAAATTGCAGACGACATAGCATGTGATTCGATTCTCAATTTTGAAGGAGAAAGAAAggatcgcagatttggaaggagaGAATGAAAGCTGCGTAATTTGATCGCAGATTTAAAgtttataatgtaatttccaaaaatacccttggcatattttatattattaaaataaataatatttgttcattTAAGAtatgtggctgagatttgttctctagttatacacttaagattagttatatattgatcactaacctatatatatatagggttgtgatcaattgagattttttagcctaattgagaattgagatgcattataagccactcatttttattaaatgagtggtccagaatttgccacatggaaaatatttttacattaattaattgtgaaagggcatatttgtaatttcatcatatattttatttaataaatattttttttattttttttaaaaaaattattttttttttcgattttttatttttttatttatttatttatttatttttttgtcaactacatatacaattcatgtcaactacacacatataatgtcaactacatatacaattcatgtcaactacacatatataatgtcaattataagctgttgacatttgatgtgcagagctattgacatttgatgtgcagactacacatcgtagttgacataatgccTCAGTAGTTGATATCGcgcgaaaattttaaaaaaaatttaaaaaaaaataaaaaaaatttaaaaaaaataaaaaaattaaaaaaaattaattttttttagttgttgacattttaatacgagttgttgacatttgatattctggctattgaaatgaaatgacgataataccccttagttgacataatctacttgcagttgacatttcaaaatgagtggctgaaaatgcatctcaattctcaattaagctaaaaaatctcaacctaacaagaccatatatatatatatatatatatatattttataaagatATATAAAGAAAATCTAATTAATTGGTAAATGTGATTTCTGATAAAAACGTGTTTTCTCAACGATATTTCCTCCGTTTCAATATTTATATGAATCTGATACATATACTCCCTTTTTAAGACCGTCACACATATCACGATACATGTCTAAGATATTTCTATTacttaatatttaatatatgtaTATGATATATCtcaaaaattatactccttccgtccatcAATACAAGAGCATATTTAACTGgacacaaatttaaaaaattgtactCTGTATTAGAAAGTGTGTAAAGGCTAGTGGAAAGTGAGTCTTACTATATATCatatactataattttaattttataataaaatgtgattaaaaaataaaattagcagAATAAATTatccattaccaaaagtagtcaaaatacaaataaaaagtttagggataactgccttaaaagtcatgaactttgcccgaattccggtttttcccacgagccATTTTtttggcgtataaagtcacgaactttacTTTTTGTCTGGTATTTCccaacccgacccgacccgaccctgTGATTTCCGGCAATTTAAAATCCTATGTGGCATGCCTGAATTCCGACGTGTCAGGCATCGGAAAAATTCAAAACGACATCGTTTCTGATGGATCATCATTCAAAATTAGGTTATATCGCCCAAATCAAACGCTATTCACTCCTCCTCTCTCGCTCGATTCATCCACCCCCAACCATTTTCCATTCTTGGATTCAAGTCGCGATTCATCCACCCCCATTGGAAGCGAAAAATCCAGTAACAAGGTAAGACCATTGCTTCATTTTAGGGTTCAATTCGCGATTCATCCTACCGATTTTTTGTTAAAGATGCAATTGATTTCGTTGGGTTTAGGGGTCGATTTAGGTTTCCAATTTAGGTTTGCGATTTAGGGTTTAATTTCGAGTATGAGATTTTGTGGTGCCCGAATTGTGCAGTTGGCAACCTGCAATTTAGCGATTTCCCGTGTGCAATTGGCAATGGGTATTTAGGGTTCATGACTGTTAATATGAGTTTTGATTGTTCAAATGCAGGATGTCGAGTTCTTCCCAGCATTCGAGCAGAACGTGGCCGAGGTTTGAGGCAGTGGTCTGTGATCACGGTCTTGAAGCTGATGTGGTGACATCCAATACGAATGCCAATCCCGGACGACGCTTCTATCGTTGCCAAGTCTGGAAGGAGGACGACTGTAAATTCTTTCGTTGGATTGATCCATCATTGTCACCGAATCAAgagtattttttcaaaaaactgAAGCTTGATAGGGACAACGTGCAAAGAGCATTGAGAGATAGGGTTGCTAAGCAGGATGCACTCGACGAGAGCGTCTGTTCGAAAATCGTTGAAGTTGAAGCACTCCAAGGTGTTGTCGGACAGTTGCAGCGTCAAAACCGGAACTTGAAGGTTGTCTGATACGACCACAAGTTCCGAGCCTCAAGAGTCACTCGTACTCCATGAGCCTTGGGTAGATTGGGGTCCTAGAACGATGAAAAGGCCATGACAAGGAGCTAAGATGTAGCTGGGGTCTGATTCAAGCAGTGATCTGACAAATCAAATGACGTCCAAATTCTCTTCCAAGGCAACCgatgtcttcgtcttcgaaagagggtCGCGTGAGTATGTTTCACGCCTCAaacggagttcggatgagagagatatggccgtttGAAGAAAGCCGCGCCATGCAGAACAAAACGCGCGGGCGGGCGTTTTCCCTtatgcaaaacgcccggtcgggcgtttgtgtccgattttaagaatttaggcagaaaattcgcccggtcgggcaattTGCCATTttctaaacgcccggtcgggcgtcggCACTGTTTTTGCcaatttttcacttattttgggccattttcttgggtttccaaccctagctataaatacc from Salvia splendens isolate huo1 chromosome 9, SspV2, whole genome shotgun sequence includes:
- the LOC121747948 gene encoding outer envelope membrane protein 7-like; the protein is MGAVTTALIAIAAVALGWCTIEIACKPCLEKGREAIDRNLNPNYDPDDDIDTAATVRAPLNPDYSEAAAAAPSTVVKAV
- the LOC121747002 gene encoding uncharacterized protein At4g04775-like; protein product: MSSSSQHSSRTWPRFEAVVCDHGLEADVVTSNTNANPGRRFYRCQVWKEDDCKFFRWIDPSLSPNQEYFFKKLKLDRDNVQRALRDRVAKQDALDESVCSKIVEVEALQGVVGQLQRQNRNLKVSFACYVSSCGSCCSLANITSDLVVA